In Halorhabdus rudnickae, the following proteins share a genomic window:
- a CDS encoding SRPBCC family protein — MATYERSVVVRAPFEDVWEFHATIDGLEALTPGWTNLRVEAVRGPDGETDLEEMVAGTKATVSLRPFGIGPRQRATTRIVERERSADDGYFVDEMTGGPFARWRHTHRFEAVPGGTRVIDHVEYALAGGTVGRLASPLAIVGFEPMFRYRHRQTKALLE; from the coding sequence ATGGCTACCTACGAGCGGTCGGTCGTCGTTCGCGCACCCTTCGAAGACGTCTGGGAGTTTCACGCGACGATCGACGGACTGGAAGCGCTAACACCGGGATGGACGAACCTCCGCGTCGAAGCAGTGCGTGGCCCCGACGGCGAGACTGACCTCGAGGAGATGGTTGCAGGCACGAAAGCGACGGTGTCATTGCGTCCCTTCGGGATCGGGCCGCGCCAACGAGCGACGACCCGTATTGTCGAACGCGAGCGATCAGCCGACGACGGGTACTTTGTCGACGAGATGACCGGCGGTCCCTTCGCCCGCTGGCGACATACCCACCGCTTCGAGGCCGTTCCGGGTGGCACACGAGTGATAGACCACGTCGAGTACGCTCTCGCCGGTGGCACCGTCGGTCGACTCGCGAGTCCGCTCGCAATCGTCGGGTTCGAGCCGATGTTCCGGTATCGCCACCGACAGACGAAAGCGCTACTGGAGTAG
- a CDS encoding DMT family transporter, whose amino-acid sequence MSRSLDRLAGSVPPTTGLVIAVLAVSTSAILVRWSGAPSIVAAFYRVLFTTLLLAPVAVWRGRDAFGRLSWRDLGGGALAGIALAVHFAAWFESLAWTSVAASVTLVQAQPLFVAALAPFVLDERVAPRTLAGIGVTVTGMVLMSAADLLGAAVLGPNPTYGNALALLGALAMAGYVLAGRSIRQRLALLPYVMVVYAAASMTLLAFVALEGAPLAGYPPQEWLLFLGMAVGPGVFGHTVLNWALAHLESSVVSASLLGEPVGSTLLALGLLGEVPGSTTVLGGIVVLTGIVLTTRARGHGG is encoded by the coding sequence GTGTCGCGTTCGCTCGATCGCCTCGCCGGGTCTGTCCCGCCGACGACGGGACTGGTGATCGCCGTCCTCGCTGTCTCGACCAGTGCAATCTTGGTTCGCTGGAGTGGGGCCCCCTCGATCGTCGCTGCGTTCTATCGCGTGTTGTTCACGACGTTGCTTCTCGCGCCGGTGGCAGTCTGGCGAGGGCGCGACGCGTTCGGACGCCTTTCGTGGCGCGATCTCGGCGGCGGTGCGCTGGCCGGAATCGCCCTGGCGGTTCACTTCGCTGCCTGGTTCGAGAGCCTTGCCTGGACGAGCGTGGCCGCCTCCGTGACGCTCGTTCAGGCCCAGCCCCTGTTCGTGGCCGCTCTCGCACCGTTCGTCCTCGACGAGCGAGTCGCCCCTCGGACGCTCGCCGGGATCGGCGTTACCGTGACCGGCATGGTTCTCATGTCGGCGGCGGATCTGCTCGGTGCGGCCGTTCTCGGGCCGAACCCGACCTACGGGAACGCGCTGGCGCTCCTCGGAGCACTTGCGATGGCGGGATACGTCCTCGCTGGACGATCGATCCGCCAGCGACTGGCCCTGCTTCCGTACGTGATGGTCGTCTACGCGGCCGCCTCGATGACCCTGCTCGCGTTCGTCGCGCTCGAGGGCGCGCCACTGGCAGGGTATCCGCCTCAGGAGTGGCTGCTCTTCCTCGGGATGGCAGTTGGTCCGGGCGTCTTCGGGCACACGGTCCTCAACTGGGCGCTGGCTCATCTCGAATCCAGCGTCGTCAGCGCGTCGCTGCTCGGCGAACCGGTCGGATCGACGCTGCTGGCGCTCGGTCTGCTCGGTGAGGTTCCTGGGTCGACGACGGTCCTCGGTGGTATCGTCGTGCTCACGGGGATCGTACTGACTACGCGGGCGCGAGGACACGGGGGGTAG
- a CDS encoding RIO1 family regulatory kinase/ATPase domain-containing protein, whose product MALRRLLRGQIAWPRLEAVVREVLERYDEPAGRVEFLDADNWLSTPMVVNDRYFVKAISEQHSLLHAILTTGRNVGAFTSGTEGFFEHFGTPLEMAEHELEATRRMAEVGLNVPEPREAFEVDGLGVLVLEYVPAFRSFEELDAREVRGLAPDLFDALDRMHAAELAHGDLRSENVLVSNGDLYFIDATSIRDGITEARAYDVACALGVLTPLLGPRETVSLATERLGVDALLEAREFLDFVTIRPDHDFDAAAVKGEIEKHAAD is encoded by the coding sequence ATGGCACTTCGCCGGCTCTTGCGCGGGCAGATCGCCTGGCCGCGCCTAGAAGCCGTCGTCCGCGAGGTCCTCGAGCGGTACGACGAGCCGGCGGGCCGCGTGGAGTTCCTCGACGCTGACAACTGGCTGTCGACGCCGATGGTGGTCAACGATCGGTATTTCGTAAAGGCCATCTCCGAACAGCACTCGCTGCTGCACGCCATCTTGACGACCGGTCGCAACGTCGGCGCGTTCACCAGCGGGACCGAAGGCTTCTTCGAGCACTTCGGGACGCCCCTGGAGATGGCCGAGCACGAACTCGAGGCCACTCGCCGGATGGCCGAGGTCGGCTTGAACGTTCCCGAACCCAGAGAGGCCTTCGAGGTCGACGGACTGGGCGTGCTCGTCCTCGAGTACGTTCCCGCCTTCCGGTCGTTCGAAGAACTCGACGCCCGAGAGGTTCGGGGCCTCGCGCCCGATCTCTTCGACGCGCTCGATCGGATGCATGCAGCCGAACTCGCCCACGGCGACCTCAGAAGCGAGAACGTACTCGTCTCGAACGGCGACCTCTACTTCATCGACGCGACGAGCATCCGCGACGGAATCACCGAGGCGCGGGCCTACGACGTCGCCTGCGCCCTGGGCGTGCTCACGCCACTGCTTGGCCCCCGCGAGACAGTCTCTCTCGCCACGGAGCGTCTCGGTGTCGACGCCCTACTCGAAGCCCGGGAGTTCCTCGACTTCGTCACGATCCGCCCGGATCACGACTTCGACGCCGCGGCGGTCAAAGGCGAGATCGAGAAGCACGCCGCCGATTGA
- a CDS encoding GNAT family N-acetyltransferase produces MPGPTFLRGENVTLRPIEEEDAGFLAEAINHPEVWPTLAAVDPLSVEDEREWIGSLTEDDDIHLLICADGDPVGTIGLNQVNDVWGIAELGYYVHPDAQRNGYATDATRRIVRYGFEDRRLEKVYANVYPDNQASESVLESVGFEREGVFREHAFVRGERIDVHRYGLLASEFDE; encoded by the coding sequence ATGCCTGGACCGACGTTCCTGCGGGGCGAGAACGTCACGTTGCGACCGATCGAAGAGGAAGATGCGGGGTTCCTCGCCGAGGCGATCAACCATCCGGAGGTCTGGCCGACGCTCGCGGCTGTCGACCCGCTCTCCGTCGAGGACGAACGCGAGTGGATCGGGAGCCTCACCGAGGACGACGACATCCATCTACTGATCTGCGCTGACGGCGATCCCGTCGGCACGATCGGCCTCAACCAGGTCAACGACGTCTGGGGGATCGCCGAGCTGGGGTACTACGTCCACCCGGACGCCCAACGCAACGGCTACGCGACCGACGCCACCCGCCGGATCGTTCGCTACGGGTTCGAAGATCGCCGCCTGGAGAAAGTCTATGCGAACGTCTATCCGGACAACCAGGCCTCGGAGAGCGTCCTCGAATCCGTCGGGTTCGAACGCGAAGGAGTCTTCCGCGAGCACGCGTTCGTCCGCGGCGAGCGCATCGACGTCCATCGCTACGGCCTGCTCGCAAGCGAATTCGACGAGTGA
- the nth gene encoding endonuclease III, with the protein MGTPQDSRENQAETVIDRLHDEYPDTTISLNYSNRLELLVAVVLSAQCTDERVNETTPDLFETYESVADYADADEEQLAEDIYGITFHNNKAGYLKGIGEQLREEHDGEVPDTMDALTDLPGVGRKTANVVLQHGHDVVEGIVVDTHVQRLTRRLGLTEEERPEAIETDLTGIIPETEWQEFTHLMISHGRAVCTARNPDCGECVLADVCPSERGDSDVDLASGEPWT; encoded by the coding sequence ATGGGCACGCCACAGGACTCCCGCGAGAATCAGGCCGAGACTGTCATCGATCGACTGCACGACGAATATCCCGACACGACCATTTCATTGAACTACTCGAACCGGCTGGAACTTTTGGTGGCAGTTGTCCTCTCGGCACAGTGTACCGACGAGCGGGTCAACGAGACCACGCCCGACCTCTTTGAGACGTACGAATCAGTCGCGGACTATGCGGACGCCGACGAGGAGCAACTCGCCGAGGACATCTACGGCATTACGTTCCACAACAACAAAGCCGGATATCTGAAGGGGATCGGCGAGCAGCTTCGTGAGGAACACGACGGCGAAGTCCCGGATACGATGGACGCCCTGACCGATCTCCCGGGTGTCGGACGGAAGACGGCGAACGTCGTCCTCCAGCACGGCCACGACGTCGTCGAGGGAATCGTCGTCGATACGCACGTACAGCGACTCACTCGTCGCTTGGGACTCACCGAGGAAGAACGGCCCGAAGCCATCGAAACGGATCTGACGGGCATCATCCCCGAGACAGAGTGGCAAGAGTTCACACACCTCATGATAAGCCACGGCCGGGCGGTCTGTACGGCTCGCAATCCCGACTGTGGGGAGTGCGTGCTGGCGGACGTCTGCCCATCCGAGCGCGGCGATAGCGACGTCGATCTGGCGAGCGGCGAGCCCTGGACGTGA
- a CDS encoding DUF7321 family protein, which yields MEQLAVVGVSIPGVGTLVDVLAGIPDSTIALVVLVAVTLSLPCFLYGAWLMIVSDPITWGVLKRHLVVVTLGLALTTVPLVAWMIPKFWGQTSGVAVVHAFLGVQAYAFFVLAATGIVRILRAKWASAEFRGATDFELDALDDEEHDLGHWRGRLRIGVVGYTALWLLAYLTGLLRYALKYNPFG from the coding sequence ATGGAGCAACTCGCGGTCGTCGGCGTTTCGATCCCGGGTGTCGGCACACTCGTCGATGTGTTGGCTGGGATCCCCGACAGCACGATCGCACTCGTCGTCCTCGTAGCCGTCACGCTCAGTTTGCCCTGTTTCCTCTACGGCGCCTGGCTCATGATCGTCAGCGATCCCATCACGTGGGGCGTGCTCAAACGCCACCTCGTCGTCGTGACCCTCGGGCTAGCGCTGACGACGGTCCCGCTGGTCGCCTGGATGATCCCGAAGTTCTGGGGCCAGACCAGCGGCGTCGCGGTCGTCCACGCGTTCCTCGGTGTCCAGGCCTACGCGTTCTTCGTCCTTGCGGCGACCGGGATCGTCCGGATCCTCCGCGCGAAGTGGGCCTCGGCGGAGTTCCGGGGCGCCACCGACTTCGAACTCGACGCGCTGGACGACGAGGAGCACGACCTCGGTCACTGGCGTGGACGCCTGCGGATCGGCGTGGTGGGCTACACCGCGTTGTGGCTGCTCGCCTATCTGACTGGCCTGCTCAGGTACGCCCTCAAGTACAATCCGTTCGGGTGA
- a CDS encoding DUF7319 domain-containing protein — MTPARSADGDPEQETDAASSAEEEPSLAELREQVEAEYDFENFGPGDMAEMEPREWEAAFDPGTWITGDRLLDRLEADLRQRVADRDVFARVEREPDRLVAYSDSSYAVVHSDGTIEGDGTVLRDVKPSLALCSMESYEVPDPPEGDLLPDPENVSEGDGELGNVVVQILSLAQLLAGLALVGYAIVGGGAIALVTGLALLGIGLFLLVLVANARLSDAYRAEEYRRRLREIGVGDADRPAFVPDPGEPLPVDAAVDEEADPGDQTDADETIDPGDRADTVGDPVSEAE; from the coding sequence ATGACACCCGCCCGGTCCGCCGACGGGGATCCGGAGCAGGAGACCGACGCAGCGTCGAGTGCTGAGGAAGAACCCTCACTCGCGGAACTCCGCGAACAGGTCGAGGCCGAGTACGACTTCGAGAACTTCGGCCCGGGGGACATGGCGGAGATGGAACCACGGGAGTGGGAGGCGGCGTTCGATCCCGGGACCTGGATCACGGGGGATCGGCTGCTGGATCGCCTCGAGGCTGACCTCCGTCAGCGGGTCGCAGACCGGGACGTCTTTGCGCGGGTCGAACGAGAACCCGACCGGCTGGTTGCCTACTCCGATTCGAGTTACGCCGTCGTCCACTCGGACGGCACGATCGAGGGCGACGGGACCGTCTTGCGGGACGTCAAACCTTCCCTGGCGTTGTGTTCGATGGAGTCTTACGAGGTGCCCGATCCACCGGAGGGTGATCTCTTGCCAGATCCCGAGAATGTCAGCGAGGGTGACGGTGAACTGGGGAACGTTGTCGTTCAGATCCTCTCGCTCGCCCAGTTGCTCGCCGGTCTCGCGCTGGTCGGGTACGCGATCGTGGGCGGGGGCGCGATCGCGTTGGTCACCGGGCTGGCACTGCTCGGGATCGGACTGTTTCTGCTCGTCCTGGTTGCCAACGCCCGCCTCTCGGACGCCTACCGGGCTGAGGAGTATCGTCGGCGACTGCGGGAGATCGGCGTCGGCGACGCCGATCGGCCGGCGTTCGTTCCTGATCCGGGGGAGCCACTCCCCGTCGATGCGGCCGTCGACGAGGAGGCCGATCCGGGAGACCAAACCGACGCCGACGAGACAATCGATCCGGGAGACCGGGCCGACACCGTCGGGGACCCCGTCTCTGAAGCCGAATGA
- a CDS encoding halocyanin domain-containing protein produces MHRRDFLRSAGAVTGGAAAAGATASAAAQEGGGGGKPDYGGWFSDVSNFSSTEDHRGQDEVTVEVGVEGNGNFWAFGPPAIHVDAGTTVVFEWTGEGNAHNVVAEDESYSSGSAVAEAGTTFEHTFEEAGISKYYCNPHRSVGMKGAVVVGDDYASIEAGASTPVNPEHMGVPFQPHYVGIATFLAFSSTLAFTFYLLKYGESSHTKGGNN; encoded by the coding sequence ATGCACAGGCGGGACTTTCTCCGTTCGGCGGGTGCTGTCACCGGCGGGGCGGCGGCCGCTGGCGCGACAGCGTCGGCCGCTGCTCAGGAGGGCGGAGGCGGCGGGAAGCCCGATTATGGCGGGTGGTTCTCGGACGTGAGCAACTTCTCGAGCACGGAGGATCACCGGGGCCAGGATGAAGTGACGGTCGAAGTGGGCGTCGAGGGCAACGGCAACTTTTGGGCGTTCGGGCCGCCGGCGATCCACGTCGACGCCGGGACGACCGTCGTCTTCGAGTGGACCGGCGAGGGCAACGCCCACAACGTAGTGGCCGAAGACGAGTCGTACTCCTCGGGTTCGGCCGTCGCCGAGGCCGGCACCACGTTCGAGCACACCTTCGAGGAAGCCGGCATTTCGAAGTACTACTGTAATCCCCATCGCTCGGTCGGCATGAAAGGCGCCGTCGTCGTCGGTGACGACTATGCGTCCATTGAGGCAGGTGCATCAACGCCGGTCAATCCCGAACATATGGGGGTGCCTTTCCAGCCCCATTACGTCGGGATCGCGACGTTCCTGGCGTTTTCCTCGACGCTCGCCTTCACGTTCTATCTGCTGAAGTACGGCGAATCGTCCCACACCAAGGGAGGGAACAACTGA
- a CDS encoding DUF7318 family protein, whose protein sequence is MSSSDSAYGDIHRYEPPRESMTAAVAIVLLTVVEIALVGVFTYGLISGWGVASNDGGFGNMFLGTAMAAMFVNLAFILLLYRKEFLPDVMIVKKRRRKWEDLYIREDDVDGESLTDGAGETFKRAIYPYMKR, encoded by the coding sequence ATGTCGTCCTCGGATAGCGCCTACGGAGACATCCACCGCTATGAACCGCCCCGCGAAAGTATGACAGCCGCCGTGGCGATCGTCTTGTTGACGGTCGTCGAGATCGCGCTGGTCGGCGTGTTCACCTACGGCCTGATCAGCGGGTGGGGTGTCGCGAGCAACGACGGCGGCTTCGGAAACATGTTCCTCGGAACCGCGATGGCGGCCATGTTCGTCAACCTCGCGTTCATCCTTCTGCTGTATCGCAAGGAGTTCCTCCCGGACGTGATGATCGTCAAGAAACGCCGCCGGAAGTGGGAGGATCTGTACATCCGTGAGGACGATGTCGACGGCGAGTCGCTGACCGACGGCGCCGGTGAGACGTTCAAACGCGCGATCTACCCCTACATGAAGCGATAA
- a CDS encoding ubiquinol-cytochrome c reductase iron-sulfur subunit: MTGDPDKYPTESGRRRFVKGVVGSAALGSVATGGATAIGLTTSSSGVGGGITQYVGIANIDGPAPRGMPIIPIEIGDDGTISGRWPDTSTETVQGQQVTIAEMDLGGKTYSASWFQYCGVQTYAGIAPGADQDNAFRAVTGTYDWQSDMEDGQALTIDDFDDYETWSNDIGRGGLGKPAKASWRSQGDEIQTIPVQVLRSPEITKMVNGEGEYADLSDSIRTFLEAATENDVMAWLNKCTHFCCVPGFKAYSGSERFGAENDVYCQCHQSVYDPFQPVERQFTALPRPGD, translated from the coding sequence ATGACAGGAGATCCAGACAAGTATCCGACCGAATCGGGTCGACGACGGTTCGTGAAGGGGGTCGTGGGGTCGGCCGCCCTCGGGAGCGTCGCAACCGGCGGCGCGACCGCGATCGGACTGACCACCTCTTCGAGCGGCGTCGGCGGCGGAATTACCCAGTACGTCGGGATCGCCAACATCGACGGCCCAGCACCGCGAGGGATGCCGATCATTCCGATCGAGATCGGCGACGACGGCACGATCTCGGGACGGTGGCCGGACACCAGCACGGAGACGGTCCAGGGTCAGCAGGTAACGATCGCCGAAATGGATCTCGGTGGGAAGACCTACAGCGCGTCGTGGTTCCAGTACTGTGGCGTTCAGACGTACGCCGGGATCGCTCCCGGGGCCGACCAAGACAACGCGTTCCGTGCCGTGACGGGAACCTACGACTGGCAGAGTGACATGGAAGACGGACAAGCCCTCACGATCGATGACTTCGACGATTACGAGACGTGGAGCAACGACATCGGACGGGGAGGGCTCGGCAAACCGGCCAAGGCCAGCTGGCGCTCACAGGGCGATGAGATCCAAACGATCCCGGTCCAGGTGCTCCGTAGCCCCGAGATCACGAAAATGGTCAACGGGGAAGGCGAGTACGCCGATCTTTCTGACTCGATTCGGACGTTCTTAGAGGCGGCGACGGAAAACGACGTGATGGCCTGGCTCAACAAGTGTACGCACTTCTGCTGTGTGCCCGGGTTCAAAGCCTATTCCGGCAGCGAACGCTTTGGCGCCGAAAACGATGTCTACTGTCAGTGTCATCAGTCGGTGTACGATCCGTTCCAGCCCGTCGAGCGACAGTTCACGGCGCTCCCGCGCCCAGGTGACTGA
- a CDS encoding cytochrome b, whose translation MSLERKDDHDHEAWMEEREFTRLETVYLTVLMWLDKRLRIVDYLEILENLYYKVNMQMPKSHTEQYGLDNKFWYWYPLYALGSFSTLAYIVAAISGALLGFYYAPAASGSAGNPTMAYESITMIMTDINFGFMLRSIHRWSAQVMVAAVFLHMLRVYFTGAYKEPRELNWLIGIVLISLTLLFGYTGYLLPWDQLAFWAGQIGVEMALSIPLIGEWAAQLIFGGFTPNPATLQRMYILHVFFLPFIVTTLIAVHIAIVWMQGIAEPH comes from the coding sequence ATGAGTCTCGAACGCAAAGACGACCACGACCACGAAGCCTGGATGGAAGAGCGCGAGTTCACGCGCCTGGAGACGGTGTACCTGACCGTTCTGATGTGGCTCGATAAGCGTCTCCGGATCGTCGACTATCTCGAGATTCTGGAGAACCTTTACTACAAGGTCAACATGCAGATGCCAAAGAGCCACACCGAGCAATACGGCCTGGACAACAAGTTCTGGTACTGGTACCCGCTGTACGCACTGGGATCGTTCTCGACGCTCGCCTACATCGTCGCGGCGATCTCGGGTGCGCTGCTTGGCTTCTATTATGCGCCGGCGGCTTCGGGTTCCGCAGGGAATCCGACGATGGCCTACGAGTCGATCACGATGATCATGACGGATATCAACTTCGGGTTCATGCTCCGGAGTATCCACCGCTGGTCGGCCCAGGTGATGGTCGCCGCGGTGTTCCTGCACATGCTACGGGTGTACTTCACTGGCGCGTACAAGGAGCCACGTGAACTCAACTGGCTCATCGGGATCGTCCTGATCAGCCTGACGCTGCTGTTCGGGTACACGGGTTACCTCCTGCCGTGGGATCAGCTGGCGTTCTGGGCCGGCCAGATCGGCGTCGAGATGGCGCTGTCGATTCCGCTGATAGGCGAGTGGGCTGCCCAGCTCATCTTCGGCGGGTTCACACCGAACCCGGCGACCCTCCAGCGGATGTACATCCTCCACGTGTTCTTCTTGCCCTTTATCGTGACGACACTGATCGCCGTCCATATCGCGATCGTCTGGATGCAAGGCATCGCCGAACCACACTAA
- a CDS encoding cytochrome bc complex cytochrome b subunit, with protein MTEDTDTTEARADGGGTGIVPPDDETPTWSERKARKQGLARTTYEYFERARREDQDLRQESDYVERDVLGFPAWPHETIRNLALTSFFVGAIVFLASTLPPHIGAPANSGVTPSTILPDWYLYWSFGLLKLGPLNPDLALLGGQKLMADRTFGVLANLVVVGVIAIVPFLNKGSARRPVEQPFWASVGVFGVILSITLAVLSVKNLFPMDAHLTFDLTFLVPFVGAFITYAVLKSMREGYMFELNRRYYRLRPPK; from the coding sequence ATGACAGAGGACACAGACACCACCGAGGCACGCGCCGATGGCGGCGGGACAGGGATCGTTCCACCCGACGACGAGACGCCGACCTGGAGCGAGCGCAAGGCACGCAAACAGGGGCTGGCACGGACGACCTACGAGTACTTCGAACGTGCACGCCGCGAAGATCAGGACCTCCGTCAGGAATCGGATTACGTCGAGCGTGACGTGCTCGGCTTCCCGGCCTGGCCCCACGAGACGATCCGCAACCTCGCGCTGACGAGTTTCTTCGTCGGGGCGATCGTCTTCCTGGCATCGACGTTGCCCCCACACATCGGCGCGCCCGCCAACTCCGGCGTGACTCCATCGACTATCTTGCCGGACTGGTACCTCTACTGGTCCTTTGGCCTGCTGAAACTTGGGCCGCTGAACCCCGATCTGGCACTTTTGGGCGGCCAGAAACTCATGGCCGATCGGACGTTCGGCGTCCTGGCGAATCTGGTCGTCGTCGGCGTGATCGCGATCGTCCCGTTCCTGAACAAGGGCAGCGCCCGCCGACCGGTCGAACAGCCCTTCTGGGCGTCGGTTGGCGTCTTCGGCGTGATCCTTTCGATCACGCTCGCAGTGCTGTCGGTGAAGAATCTCTTCCCGATGGATGCCCACCTCACGTTCGATCTGACGTTCCTGGTGCCGTTCGTGGGAGCGTTCATCACGTACGCCGTGTTGAAGTCTATGCGCGAAGGGTACATGTTCGAACTCAACCGCCGGTACTACCGGCTCCGCCCACCGAAGTGA
- a CDS encoding DUF7315 family membrane protein, with amino-acid sequence MSHATPTRPTEPTATEGREETDESTPTADPGGGDRRDVVVPLRVYKAISVFSTLLAVLAIVAGFIALDIATNRATAELSAVDPLVAIAGLGMIVLGAVVYAFSTRFRTEGMGPDGGETDG; translated from the coding sequence ATGAGCCACGCGACACCCACACGACCGACCGAACCGACCGCGACCGAAGGGCGCGAAGAGACTGACGAGTCGACACCGACCGCTGATCCCGGCGGCGGCGATCGCCGAGACGTCGTCGTGCCCCTGCGAGTCTACAAGGCCATCTCGGTCTTCTCGACACTGTTGGCCGTCCTTGCGATCGTCGCCGGATTCATTGCGCTGGACATCGCGACCAACCGGGCCACAGCGGAACTCTCGGCGGTCGATCCGCTGGTGGCAATCGCCGGCCTCGGGATGATTGTCCTCGGGGCAGTCGTCTACGCGTTCTCGACGCGATTCCGTACCGAGGGCATGGGTCCCGATGGAGGTGAGACCGATGGCTGA
- a CDS encoding DUF7314 family protein — protein sequence MADEFMKGFGILVTAGLGWMVVAGWYKTPSFQGTQLLGEYPESPDVFSQIAIYLGEALFYFAIFGALAFWVLVPAINQARQAYDERS from the coding sequence ATGGCTGACGAGTTCATGAAGGGCTTTGGAATCTTGGTAACGGCCGGCCTGGGCTGGATGGTCGTCGCCGGCTGGTACAAGACGCCCTCGTTCCAGGGTACCCAGCTACTTGGCGAGTATCCAGAGAGTCCGGACGTGTTCAGTCAGATCGCGATCTATCTCGGCGAGGCGTTGTTTTACTTCGCCATCTTCGGCGCCCTGGCCTTCTGGGTACTCGTGCCGGCGATCAACCAGGCTCGCCAGGCCTACGACGAACGATCGTAA